The genomic segment GTTCTGCTTTATAGTTTTCCTCAGCATTAATTCCGGCTCTGGCATCAATTAGAATAATTTCTAAAGGATTTAATTTTAATAAATCTTCAACGTTTATGATGGGAGAAAGTTTAGACATTTTAATGGTTTTATTTTTTAGAAGTTCCTAACCAAAGCAACGCATCAAGAATGAGTTTGCTTTCGGTTTTATTTTCAAAAGTATAAGAAAGTGTTTTATTAGTTCCGCCTTCATAATCAATATCATTATGTCCCATATTTACGTACAGCATTTTGTATTTTTTGTTTGTCCAAACTACAGGATAATAACCTTCATGCCAAATTTCGTGTGCTTTTGGTCCAGTTCCTAAAGGAAAACTGCTTTCGTCGATTGCCAAAAGAATTTTTATATCAGGATTTTTTCTAAGATCGTTGCTCCATCTGTACCATTCGTTTGGTGCTGATGAAAAAGTTTTAGGAAGGTTTTTTGTTACCGGATGCTGGTTTTCAACTCTCAAAACGGCAGATGTCGGCCTCCAGGTATTGCTTCCATATTCGCCGGAACCAAGAAATGTATTGTGGTACCAATCCCAGTTTTGCGGATAACTTGAATTGTTTAAGGCAAATGCTGAAAAATGAAACCCCATGAAACCACCGCCGTTTTCCATATATTTTTGAAAAGCGTCACGCTGTTCTTTTGTTTCAGGTCTTGTATCTAAAAACAAAACGACCTGATAATTGGCTAAAAATTTAGCGTTAAGATTATCCCAGTTGTTGGTAGAATCATAAACAAAATGGTTTTCTTCAGCCAGTTTTGGAAGAAACTTATTGGCTTCATGTACAAAACTTATATGTGCCTGATCGTTTTTTGCAGTATAAAAAGCAATTACTTTAAATTTTGGTTTGTCTTTTTTATGCTGAGAAAAACCTGAAAAACAAGCTAAAAAAAGCATTAATAAAATACTTTTTTTAGCTAATGAAGTCTGATTAAAATTTGCCATCAATTATAAAATTAACTTGGGATTTTTTCAATTAATATTTCGTTTTCGGCACTGTCAAAATAAGTACACGTCATTTCAATAATATCGACTCTCCATTTTGCGATTCCGCATTGACCTGCGTGATTGCAAAAAGTAAGATAATCCGTTTCTCCATTTTGATGTTTTAACAGAAACTCAATAAAAAGTTCTTTATTAACGCTCACTGCAATCGAAATTGGACTGTATTTTTCATCCGATGTAACAGAATAACCATTTACACCATAATATTCAACGTGTCCGTCATTCACAAAAGTGTCGTAACCTTTTACACCCAGAATAATTAAATCTTGTATATAATTTGGAAAATCAGCTCCGCTTTTTACTTTAGCATGTGCTTCTTTGATTTGATCGATTGTAAACATATTATTTTAATTTTAGATTAGTTATTTTAAAAATTTTCCGCCACGAATTCACGAATTATTTTTTAAATTAATTCATTAATAAAATTCGTGAATTCGTGGCTAAAAAAAGATTATTTATTTCAAAAATACGATTAATGGTTTTATAAATTGATCAAAAGTTTCGATATGTGGTAAATGTCCGGTATTTGGAATTTCAACCAATTTTGAGTTTGGAATTGCTTTTTGCGTTTTTTTGCCCAATTCAGCATAATTTCCCATTGTTTTTCGAACCTCTTCAGAAACCAAAGGTTTTCCAATTGCGGTTTTATCTCTTGTTCCGATGATTAAAAGTGTTGGACTTTTGATGTTTTTAAATTCATATAAAACAGGCTGTGTAAAAATCATATCGTACATCAAAGCAGAATTCCAGGCAACTTTGTTATAATCTGGCGCAGAAGTCCACCCGGCAGAAAGTTCAGCCCATTTTTGGTAATCGGCATTCCATTTTCCGTCGTAATAATTTTCCATTTGATATTTTTTAATGGCCTGATAATTTTGCTTTAATTCAGATTCGTACCACCAATCTACGGGTTTATATGGTACGACCAATTTCCAGTCTTCTAAACCAATTGGGTTTTCGAGAACTAATTTTTCAGTAGTTTCAGGATACATCAAAGCAAATCTTGAGGCAAGCATTCCACCCATAGAATGCCCTAAAATTGTTGTTTTTTGAATGCCTAAATGATCAAGCAGTTTCTTGGTATTTTCTGCAAACTGCTGAAATGTATATTGAAAATTATCTGGTTTGGAT from the Flavobacterium sp. genome contains:
- a CDS encoding ThuA domain-containing protein, translating into MANFNQTSLAKKSILLMLFLACFSGFSQHKKDKPKFKVIAFYTAKNDQAHISFVHEANKFLPKLAEENHFVYDSTNNWDNLNAKFLANYQVVLFLDTRPETKEQRDAFQKYMENGGGFMGFHFSAFALNNSSYPQNWDWYHNTFLGSGEYGSNTWRPTSAVLRVENQHPVTKNLPKTFSSAPNEWYRWSNDLRKNPDIKILLAIDESSFPLGTGPKAHEIWHEGYYPVVWTNKKYKMLYVNMGHNDIDYEGGTNKTLSYTFENKTESKLILDALLWLGTSKK
- a CDS encoding DUF1398 family protein; this translates as MFTIDQIKEAHAKVKSGADFPNYIQDLIILGVKGYDTFVNDGHVEYYGVNGYSVTSDEKYSPISIAVSVNKELFIEFLLKHQNGETDYLTFCNHAGQCGIAKWRVDIIEMTCTYFDSAENEILIEKIPS
- a CDS encoding alpha/beta hydrolase translates to MKIIKLAILLLPLFCFSQEDKIKQLDINLTNYEYPFPVQFLELNIQRQTLKMAYMDIKPDNYNNKNIVLLHGKNFNAAYWETTIKDLTKEGFRVIVPDQIGFGKSSKPDNFQYTFQQFAENTKKLLDHLGIQKTTILGHSMGGMLASRFALMYPETTEKLVLENPIGLEDWKLVVPYKPVDWWYESELKQNYQAIKKYQMENYYDGKWNADYQKWAELSAGWTSAPDYNKVAWNSALMYDMIFTQPVLYEFKNIKSPTLLIIGTRDKTAIGKPLVSEEVRKTMGNYAELGKKTQKAIPNSKLVEIPNTGHLPHIETFDQFIKPLIVFLK